A stretch of Fulvia fulva chromosome 4, complete sequence DNA encodes these proteins:
- a CDS encoding Chromatin modification-related protein, translated as MSLANPEDAASVLEQFTHDIANIPAEITHLMEEIHAKDLTIAAFRDEINKRDNQLQKWVRLNGGHVQNPKEEPFSKTINDYYDKCEILQAEKCGLSEKAMIVLDRQIKRLDVGLRGLAQTEQFPSDWPGPSLLTGSGTTTGVNTPAAVTSQATPLQVVSGNIGSTGGAPNIANAAQMRLAQNAAGGGARAVASAQTPVTLPRGQREGSSEANKRRKLNASLGNLPTASSGLRQSSLGPGTPKAGTPGPGLAASSRAGSAQPAVPAGNKKAQPAPSKRAPPQARKRTRPSGATKKSDRRRQLARDRATPSTNASVSDSDDESASPTPSSIIRSQNDGSGEALLEEEDDETIYCYCKKVSFGDMVGCDNDNCPYQWFHYKCVGVSEEPTGEWLCPTCRVLPRNKLKIEKN; from the exons ATGTCGCTGGCCAACCCGGAAGATGCCGCTTCTGTCCTGGAACAATTCACCCATGATATTGCCAACATCCCAGCTGAGATCACACATTTGATGGAAGAGATCCACGCCAAGGACTTAACAATAGCCGCTTTCAGAGATGAGATCAATAAGAGAGACAATCAGCTGCAGAAGTGGGTGCGACTCAATGGGGGCCATGTGCAAAACCCCAAGGAGGAACCGTTCTCAAAGACCATCAACGACTACTACGACAAATGCGAAATTCTCCAGGCCGAGAAATGCGGACTCTCCGAGAAGGCTATGATCGTGCTGGACAGACAGATCAAGCGTCTCGATGTTGGTCTACGAGGTCTCGCGCAGACTGAGCAGTTTCCCTCTGACTGGCCTGGCCCCAGTCTACTTACCGGAAGCGGTACGACGACAGGTGTGAATACGCCTGCGGCTGTGACATCTCAAGCGACCCCCTTGCAAGTTGTCAGTGGCAACATTGGCAGCACTGGTGGCGCTCCAAACATCGCCAACGCTGCGCAGATGCGTCTCGCACAGAATGCCGCTGGAG GTGGCGCACGTGCCGTTGCAAGCGCTCAAACTCCGGTGACCCTCCCTCGTGGCCAGCGTGAAGGCAGCAGTGAAGCGAACAAGCGTAGGAAGCTGAACGCATCACTGGGTAACCTTCCAACAGCCTCAAGCGGTCTAAGGCAATCATCTCTCGGGCCAGGTACTCCCAAAGCCGGCACACCAGGACCCGGTCTCGCGGCTTCATCTCGAGCTGGCTCTGCACAACCAGCCGTTCCAGCAGGCAACAAGAAAGCTCAGCCTGCGCCCAGTAAGAGAGCACCTCCACAAGCCAGGAAAAGGACACGTCCTTCGGGCGCTACGAAGAAGAGCGATCGCCGCCGTCAACTCGCGCGTGATCGCGCCACTCCCAGCACCAACGCTTCCGTTTCTGACTCTGATGACGAATCTGCGTCGCCAACGCCATCGTCAATTATACGGAGCCAGAACGACGGCTCGGGAGAGGCACTTCTGGAAGAGGAAGATGACGAAACCATTTACTGTTATTGCAAGAAGGTTTCCTTCGGCGATATGGTCGGCTGTGATAACGATAATTGCCCTTACCAGTGGTTCCACTACAAGTGTGTTGGAGTTAGTGAAGAGCCCACAGGAGAGTGGCTGTGTCCTACATGTCGAGTCCTACCGCGGAACAAACTGAAGATTGAGAAGAATTGA
- a CDS encoding Sterol carrier protein 2: MEIKKPQQNAYVLGVGVTKFIKPRQTRSYVEMGFEAGVKAMLDAQITYDDVEMGVACFCYGDTCSGQRVFYQFGMSGIPIYNTNNACATGSTGLHMARTLVRSGAADCIMVIGFEQMQPGSIKSGWNDRPSPMELSSKMIEEEYGKHDSPRNAQYFANAGREYIEKYGANEDDFAEIGRISHEHSTRNPYAQFQQEYSLKDIKDSTMIHWPVTKLQCSPTSDGSGSAVIVSERFLKARPHLMSQAILMAGQQLQTDPPTLYSKSAMDLCGFGMTKNAVQLAYKEAGVTAKDIAVCELHDCFSANELILLEGLGFAGKGKAHEMVRNGDITYGGKGPIVNPSGGLISKGHPLGATGLAQCAELTWQLRGWANTRHVPAKVALQHNLGLGGCVVINVYKRADGKENQKLSDQQAIKGTNWTYNPATAAKTPSMAEAKKVLSKKFGVEYALSNTPQLIQSRL, from the coding sequence ATGGAGATCAAGAAGCCCCAGCAGAATGCCTACGTCCTTGGAGTCGGCGTCACCAAGTTCATCAAGCCCAGGCAAACACGAAGCTATGTCGAGATGGGCTTTGAGGCCGGCGTGAAAGCCATGCTAGATGCTCAGATCACTTACGATGATGTCGAGATGGGCGTGGCATGTTTCTGCTACGGAGACACCTGCAGTGGCCAAAGAGTCTTCTACCAGTTTGGCATGAGTGGCATTCCCATTTACAACACCAACAATGCTTGCGCTACTGGATCTACTGGACTGCACATGGCCAGGACTCTTGTTCGATCCGGTGCAGCGGACTGCATCATGGTCATTGGTTTCGAGCAGATGCAACCTGGAAGCATCAAGAGTGGCTGGAACGACCGGCCGTCTCCTATGGAGCTCTCCTCAAAGATGATAGAGGAGGAGTACGGCAAGCATGACAGCCCTCGCAACGCCCAGTACTTCGCCAACGCTGGACGTGAGTATATTGAGAAGTATGGAGCCAACGAGGATGACTTTGCAGAGATCGGCCGCATTTCGCACGAGCATTCCACTAGAAACCCGTACGCTCAATTCCAGCAGGAGTACAGCCTCAAGGACATCAAGGACTCAACCATGATCCACTGGCCAGTTACCAAGCTGCAATGCAGTCCCACTAGCGATGGCTCCGGCTCAGCAGTCATCGTCTCCGAACGCTTCCTCAAGGCTCGCCCACACCTCATGTCACAAGCAATCCTCATGGCCGGACAGCAGCTCCAAACCGACCCACCGACTCTTTACTCCAAGAGTGCGATGGACCTCTGTGGCTTCGGGATGACCAAGAACGCCGTTCAGCTAGCTTACAAAGAAGCCGGCGTGACCGCCAAAGACATCGCAGTCTGCGAGCTTCACGATTGCTTCTCAGCCAACGAACTCATCCTCCTCGAAGGCCTCGGCTTCGCCGGAAAGGGCAAAGCCCACGAAATGGTCCGCAACGGCGACATCACCTACGGCGGCAAGGGCCCCATCGTCAACCCTTCAGGTGGCCTGATCTCCAAGGGCCATCCCCTCGGCGCGACAGGCCTAGCCCAGTGCGCTGAGCTCACCTGGCAGTTGCGAGGGTGGGCAAACACCAGACACGTCCCTGCCAAGGTGGCCCTGCAGCACAACCTTGGACTGGGTGGTTGTGTGGTCATCAATGTCTATAAGCGTGCTGATGGCAAGGAGAACCAGAAGTTGAGTGATCAGCAGGCGATCAAGGGAACGAACTGGACGTACAACCCTGCCACGGCGGCGAAGACGCCGAGTATGGCGGAGGCGAAGAAGGTGTTGAGTAAGAAGTTCGGCGTGGAGTATGCATTGAGCAATACGCCGCAGTTGATCCAGTCGAGGTTGTAG
- a CDS encoding Non-classical export protein — translation MKIVNLALRALQFFMALLIMAIIGNAIAMGADSPVNNYTMFCAAFAMLCLFFLLPATFKEEWSVMPFLPFVLDLLLVLFWFCGAVALAAELGVHSCNNDDYVSSNRVIRGARNQHSACREAQASCAFLWFGWACFVGSAAITGMAMRGGGAPRGGIRRGGPVMSQV, via the exons ATGAAGATCGTCAACCTCGCCCTCAGGGCGCTGCAGTTCTTTATGGCCCTCCTGATCATGGCCATCATCGGTAACGCCATCGCCATGGGCGCCGACTCACCCGTCAACAACTACACCATGTTCTGCGCAGCGTTCGCAATGCTATGCCTCTTCTTCCTGCTGCCGGCGACGTTCAAGGAGGAGTGGAGCGTGATGCCATTCCTGCCATTCGTCCTCGATCTACTCCTGGTCCTCTTCTGGTTCTGCGGTGCAGTTGCTCTTGCTGCTGAGCTCGGTGTACACAGCTGCAACAACGAC GACTACGTCTCCTCGAACCGTGTCATCCGTGGCGCACGCAACCAGCACAGCGCATGCCGAGAGGCACAAGCAAGCTGCGCATTCCTTTGGTTCGGGTGGGCCTGCTTCGTCGGCTCTGCCGCCATCACTGGTATGGCTATGCGTGGTGGAGGCGCTCCCCGAGGCGGCATCCGTCGCGGTGGCCCGGTTATGAGCCAGGTCTAA
- a CDS encoding Sterol 3-beta-glucosyltransferase UGT80B1 produces the protein MASPVGPPESVRHATTPAVLQDEAGTSILPTENLPGVDFGAHLREEKVVEDDTTIVGEQQDTGSYFAGATRQSDVPKPTRNISPDEATYHNPVPALKRGRTAPAHDYRRPTALARSSTLLQNMRRRQPSEAYQYQFDPMSSASDTSSSEDEGMVKERKKRPQAKRVENTASKKEQQEQQQANQDAKKGRSYSKFHIDNDHFRTKGKVSKRDGCLNISMHETANTGYLAKALGQTIKHRIDIPNRRTQGRKHRQHLHDHPEADADALPIASSLHTNVKRPKLNLVIMVIGSRGDIQPFLKIGKILRDEYGHRVRIATHPTFRDFVEKETDLEFFSIGGNPSELMAFMVKNPGLIPGLQTIKEGEIPRRRAAMGEMFEGMWRACINTTDNEKDAQNLKMIGEKEPFIADAIIANPPSMAHVHIAERLGIPLHIMFTFPYSPTQAFPHPLANIRTSKSNVDESYVNFMSYPLVEMMTWQGLGDIVNKFRVKTLGLEPVSSLWAPGALYRMKVPYTYMWSPSLVSKPSDWGPEIDVSGFVFMELAKNFKPEQDLLDFLEAGEPPIYIGFGSIVVDDPNTFTDMIFKATKMAGVRALVNKGWGGLGQSNEDTPDNIFMLGNTPHDWLFPKVKAVVHHGGAGTTAIGLKLAKPTMIVPFFGDQPFWAARVAEAKAGAHEVTPWKRLTAEKLAEGIKQCLAEEAQRNVQKMADGIAAEGDGAANACTSFHRSLPLAGAQNMRCSILDDRTATWALKGSSLRLSPLAAEILLERGKIKPSDLRLFRVYSWNDFDGAGEPITGTAGALIDSFTEIGGGVGMVPIRVAQHMKKRTEHERKKATIQRRKQERKAEKEKSKAVKAGTETATSTQRPANNRAETSNTLGSKMSADPTTPLAMELVRDFEEGIKRSGAALLTMPNDLHVAIAQGFHNAPRLWGDATVRKPVRITGFKTGCKAAGKEFTYGIYDAWTGLVTQPVGGFRDAITVPGKVGGTVHGFGKGVGGFVLKNISAVVSPPAYIGKGAIVYLKKKSEGKGPGSKAYIRRAHFIRGQKDVEALRFSEDPKKNQQLQEMEDEVTEGWKIYEEIWTTAHNQYGDIGGNVVGKVKLHREKKRWEHAGALENKYTAQRALQVRLTGEDMDKHFAKRRKEIAIASAPRAPAMDQPSTYEEHSDVFPNGMKIRTPDPPSNQDNKDGESDDGVAKTPEGDHGENTDVATPTRMITKLHQPQAHHRPK, from the coding sequence ATGGCGTCGCCGGTTGGCCCGCCGGAGAGTGTAAGACATGCAACGACTCCCGCTGTGCTTCAAGATGAGGCTGGGACGTCAATATTGCCCACCGAGAACCTTCCCGGCGTGGACTTTGGAGCTCACTTGAGAGAAGAAAAGGTAGTGGAAGACGATACTACTATCGTAGGAGAACAACAAGATACGGGCTCATACTTCGCGGGAGCCACACGGCAGTCAGACGTACCGAAGCCGACCAGGAACATCAGCCCGGACGAGGCTACCTACCATAATCCGGTGCCTGCATTGAAGCGAGGACGCACAGCGCCGGCACATGATTACAGAAGACCGACCGCTCTCGCGAGAAGCAGTACGTTACTACAAAACATGCGGCGACGCCAGCCCAGCGAGGCATATCAGTACCAGTTCGATCCAATGTCGTCCGCCTCCGATACAAGCTCGTCCGAAGATGAGGGCATGGTGAAAGAGAGGAAGAAGAGGCCCCAGGCAAAGCGTGTGGAGAACACCGCTAGCAAGAAGGAACAGCAGGAACAACAACAAGCGAACCAAGATGCGAAGAAAGGTCGCTCGTACTCCAAGTTCCATATTGACAACGATCATTTCAGGACCAAGGGCAAAGTCTCTAAGAGGGACGGCTGCCTTAACATCTCCATGCATGAGACTGCAAATACTGGATACCTAGCTAAGGCATTGGGTCAGACGATCAAGCATCGTATCGATATACCGAATCGAAGAACCCAAGGGAGGAAACACCGGCAGCATCTTCATGACCATCCAGAGGCTGATGCTGATGCACTACCAATTGCATCTTCCTTGCATACCAATGTCAAGCGACCGAAACTGAACCTAGTCATAATGGTGATTGGCAGCCGGGGAGACATTCAACCTTTTCTGAAGATTGGCAAGATATTGAGAGACGAATACGGGCATCGAGTACGAATCGCGACACACCCGACTTTCCGAGACTTCGTCGAGAAGGAAACCGACCTCGAGTTTTTCAGCATTGGCGGAAATCCATCGGAGCTTATGGCCTTCATGGTGAAAAATCCTGGACTCATACCTGGACTGCAAACAATCAAGGAAGGtgagatacctcgaaggaGAGCTGCAATGGGTGAGATGTTCGAGGGCATGTGGCGCGCTTGCATCAACACGACAGACAACGAGAAGGATGCACAAAACCTCAAGATGATCGGTGAGAAAGAGCCATTCATCGCGGACGCAATCATAGCGAATCCGCCATCTATGGCTCACGTCCACATTGCCGAAAGACTTGGAATTCCGTTACACATCATGTTCACGTTCCCCTACAGTCCGACCCAGGCTTTTCCACATCCCCTGGCGAACATTCGGACGTCGAAAAGCAACGTGGACGAGTCCTACGTCAACTTTATGTCGTATCCTCTGGTAGAGATGATGACGTGGCAAGGCTTGGGCGACATTGTCAACAAGTTCCGAGTCAAGACGCTCGGTCTCGAGCCGGTCAGCTCCCTGTGGGCTCCTGGAGCTCTCTACCGCATGAAAGTGCCATACACATACATGTGGAGTCCTTCCCTGGTCTCGAAGCCGTCCGATTGGGGTCCGGAAATTGATGTCTCTGGCTTTGTTTTCATGGAACTGGCCAAGAACTTCAAGCCCGAGCAAGATTTACTCGACTTCCTCGAAGCTGGAGAGCCACCTATTTATATTGGTTTTGGAAGCATCGTGGTGGACGACCCTAACACTTTCACGGACATGATCTTCAAGGCGACGAAGATGGCCGGAGTGCGCGCTCTGGTCAATAAGGGTTGGGGAGGCCTTGGGCAGAGCAACGAGGATACACCAGACAACATTTTCATGCTTGGTAACACTCCACATGACTGGCTCTTTCCCAAGGTGAAAGCTGTAGTGCATCATGGCGGCGCTGGCACAACTGCGATTGGTCTCAAGCTGGCCAAACCAACTATGATTGTGCCCTTTTTCGGCGATCAGCCCTTCTGGGCAGCACGCGTAGCAGAAGCTAAAGCAGGAGCCCACGAAGTCACACCTTGGAAGAGACTCACAGCAGAGAAGCTTGCGGAGGGTATTAAGCAATGCTTGGCAGAAGAGGCGCAGCGTAACGTGCAGAAGATGGCCGATGGCATTGCGGCGGAAGGAGACGGGGCCGCCAATGCTTGCACATCATTCCACAGATCGTTACCTCTGGCCGGAGCTCAAAACATGCGGTGCTCGATTCTCGACGACAGGACAGCGACTTGGGCCTTGAAGGGTTCATCGCTACGTTTGTCACCGCTGGCGGCTGAGATTCTCCTCGAACGCGGCAAGATCAAGCCTAGCGACCTCAGGCTGTTCCGTGTCTACAGCTGGAACGACTTCGATGGCGCGGGTGAGCCAATCACCGGCACAGCCGGGGCCCTGATAGACTCGTTCACAGAGATAGGCGGTGGCGTAGGAATGGTGCCGATTCGAGTGGCACAGCACATGAAAAAGCGGACGGAGCACGAACGTAAGAAAGCGACCATCCAGAGGCGAAAGCAGGAGCGTAAAGCAGAGAAAGAAAAGAGTAAGGCCGTCAAAGCTGGCACAGAGACAGCTACATCTACCCAAAGACCAGCCAACAACAGAGCGGAAACGTCAAACACGTTGGGGTCTAAGATGTCCGCGGATCCGACGACGCCGCTGGCCATGGAGCTGGTGAGAGATTTCGAAGAAGGTATCAAGCGGTCGGGCGCTGCCTTGTTGACCATGCCCAATGATCTGCACGTGGCTATTGCTCAAGGCTTCCATAACGCACCAAGACTATGGGGAGACGCCACAGTCAGAAAGCCTGTGCGCATCACTGGCTTCAAGACTGGCTGCAAAGCTGCTGGGAAAGAATTCACCTACGGCATCTACGACGCTTGGACCGGCCTCGTCACACAGCCAGTTGGTGGGTTTCGCGATGCCATCACTGTTCCGGGAAAGGTAGGTGGGACAGTCCATGGTTTTGGCAAAGGTGTTGGCGGCTTCGTGCTCAAGAACATCAGTGCCGTCGTGTCACCGCCTGCATATATCGGTAAAGGTGCCATTGTCTACCTCAAGAAGAAGAGCGAAGGCAAAGGCCCTGGTTCCAAGGCATATATTAGGCGAGCCCATTTCATAAGAGGCCAGAAAGACGTGGAGGCTTTACGTTTCTCGGAAGATCCAAAGAAGAACCAACAGCTGCAGGAGATGGAGGACGAGGTCACCGAGGGATGGAAGATCTATGAGGAGATTTGGACAACCGCGCACAATCAGTATGGCGACATTGGCGGCAATGTGGTTGGCAAAGTGAAGCTCCATCGAGAGAAGAAGCGATGGGAGCACGCAGGTGCACTCGAGAACAAATACACGGCACAAAGAGCGCTTCAGGTCAGGCTCACGGGTGAAGACATGGACAAGCACTTTGCGAAGCGCCGGAAGGAGATTGCCATCGCTTCAGCTCCTCGAGCTCCCGCGATGGACCAGCCGAGTACCTACGAAGAACATTCTGACGTGTTTCCGAACGGCATGAAGATACGTACGCCTGATCCGCCATCAAATCAGGACAACAAGGACGGCGAATCAGATGATGGAGTTGCAAAGACGCCAGAAGGAGACCATGGCGAGAACACTGATGTCGCTACCCCGACGAGGATGATCACAAAGCTACATCAACCACAAGCACATCATCGACCAAAGTAA
- a CDS encoding Beta-glucuronidase, with amino-acid sequence MWSPLLLLPIGASLTYQSPLIVERQNPAFTISVAQNTPNGVSDIVDKGFPAFAMSGHSFHEYTGTKANPNVFSRNLLQSISDRTGQPVHIRVGGTSADFARYSPTQTQPIVFPPGYTPGAIPKGMTIGPSWFEGFANFPNVRWTFMSKLANYGRDQSAQDTVTVVRQALRNIPSGNLDALEVGNEIGYYPCANRDCTYNMPAYINEWRAVSGAIDSAVGAQKYQAPALYGNGGIWTVGNAFDKGQNSKGNIVSAAVHHYMDDKPVTVAQLQSNYMNHTRIARQLSQYSAPVSYLKTNQPNVRLHLAEDNSNTFSKDNADVLGVFGSTLWLADYMLFASTLGIARHNIQQSTGFSYSSWRAVNYDGKAAAVLPPWYAHPFVADVLGNTNDVRIADLKLGRDLFSAYGIYNAGTGKIQKIVLINLKDYATSHGTRPSQTVTLNVNNANYNNNVRVEKLTAPDARTQDASKITWKGTSWTFASQGKPVQGISDTTTVRASRGQFTVTVPAAQAVLLTLT; translated from the exons ATGTGGTCTCCATTATTATTGTTGCCCATCGGGGCATCGCTGACATACCAGTCACCATTGATTGTCGAAAGACAGAACCCGGCATTCACGATATCAGTCGCACAAAATACTCCCAATGGCGTATCAGACATTGTTGACAAAG GCTTCCCTGCCTTCGCCATGTCAGGCCATTCTTTCCACGAATATACCGGAACGAAGGCCAATCCCAATGTGTTTAGTCGCAACCTATTGCAATCGATATCTGATAGAACTGGCCAGCCGGTCCATATTCGAGTGGGAGGCACGTCAGCCGATTTCGCGAGATACTCGCCGACACAGACCCAGCCGATAGTCTTTCCTCCAGGTTACACTCCTGGCGCTATACCAAAGGGAATGACCATTGGACCATCCTGGTTCGAAGGCTTTGCGAACTTCCCAAACGTGAGGTGGACGTTCATGTCAAAGCTAGCCAACTATGGCCGAGACCAGTCAGCTCAAGATACCGTGACTGTGGTCAGGCAGGCTCTCAGAAACATTCCCAGCGGCAATCTCGATGCACTTGAAGTTGGCAATGAGATCGGTTACTACCCATGCGCCAACCGCGATTGCACTTACAACATGCCGGCTTACATCAACGAGTGGAGAGCTGTGTCAGGTGCAATCGATTCTGCAGTTGGGGCCCAAAAATATCAGGCACCTGCGCTATATGGAAATGGCGGCATCTGGACCGTCGGCAACGCTTTCGACAAGGGTCAGAACTCCAAGGGCAACATCGTCTCAGCTGCGGTTCACCACTACATGGATGACAAGCCAGTCACAGTGGCACAGCTTCAGAGCAACTACATGAACCACACTCGCATCGCCAGGCAGCTTTCGCAATACTCGGCGCCCGTCAGCTACCTCAAGACCAATCAGCCAAACGTGCGTCTGCACCTTGCCGAGGACAACAGCAACACTTTCAGCAAGGACAATGCCGACGTGCTAGGCGTCTTCGGTTCCACCCTTTGGCTTGCAGACTACATGCTGTTTGCCTCGACCCTTGGGATTGCACGCCACAATATCCAGCAGAGTACTGGCTTCAGCTACTCCAGCTGGCGAGCAGTCAACTACGACGGTAAAGCAGCTGCAGTACTGCCACCATGGTACGCCCATCCTTTCGTCGCAGACGTCCTCGGAAACACTAATGATGTCCGAATTGCGGACCTCAAGCTCGGCAGAGACTTGTTCTCTGCCTACGGCATCTACAATGCAGGCACTGGCAAGATTCAGAAGATTGTCCTCATCAACCTGAAAGACTACGCCACGAGCCACGGCACCCGTCCATCGCAGACCGTCACCCTCAACGTCAACAACGCGAACTACAACAACAACGTTCGTGTTGAGAAGCTTACTGCACCTGACGCTCGCACCCAAGACGCCAGCAAGATTACCTGGAAGGGTACCTCTTGGACATTCGCAAGCCAGGGCAAGCCTGTGCAGGGCATATCCGACACCACTACCGTCCGAGCTTCGCGCGGACAATTCACGGTCACAGTGCCAGCCGCCCAGGCTGTGCTGCTGACTTTGACGTAG